The Lycium barbarum isolate Lr01 chromosome 12, ASM1917538v2, whole genome shotgun sequence genome includes a region encoding these proteins:
- the LOC132622371 gene encoding patatin-like protein 2: protein MEGLNCRNKIQRSTERYGERVTVLSIDGGGVRGIIPGTILSFLESKLQELDGPEARLADYFDVIAGTSTGGLMATMLTAPDQHGRPLYAAKDIVPFYLEHSPKIFPHRNKIVTLLRMMYGPKYDGKYLRNLIRGLLGSRRLHETITHLLIPTYDIKILQPQVFSSFEAALDPAMDALLSDICISTSSAPVYFPAYFFKTKDYHGNEREFNLIDGGIAANNPALLAMRPIGAKAKLLPANVLDYGKYLVLSVGTGTSKSQRKYDAIRAAKWGLICWLTKDGNCPLVDAFTFANADMADLHLSLLFSTAGHINNYLRIQDDYLSGRASSTDKATKECMEELVEIGNDILQKPISRMNLDSCKYEAVENEGTNEQALTRFAKLLSQEKRLRTKRMKEKNLI from the exons ATGGAGGGACTTAATTGCAGGAATAAAATCCAGCGGAGCACGGAACGTTATGGAGAAAGAGTTACAGTGTTGAGCATTGATGGAGGCGGAGTTAGGGGAATCATTCCCGGAACCATATTGAGTTTTCTTGAATCAAAGTTACAA GAGTTGGATGGACCAGAAGCTCGACTTGCAGATTACTTCGATGTAATAGCAGGGACTAGTACTGGAGGCCTAATGGCGACCATGTTAACAGCACCGGACCAACATGGCCGTCCTCTTTATGCTGCAAAGGATATTGTTCCATTTTATCTTGAGCATAGTCCCAAGATCTTTCCCCACCGCAA TAAAATCGTAACGCTACTAAGGATGATGTATGGTCCAAAATATGACGGTAAGTATTTAAGGAATTTAATCCGAGGACTCCTGGGGAGCCGAAGATTGCACGAAACTATAACTCATTTGCTTATTCCTACGTATGACATCAAGATACTTCAGCCCCAAGTTTTCTCTTCATTTGAG GCGGCCTTGGATCCTGCTATGGATGCTTTATTATCAGATATCTGCATCAGTACTTCGTCAGCTCCAGTTTATTTTCCTGCTTACTTCTTCAAGACAAAAGATTATCATGGAAATGAAAGAGAATTTAATCTTATCGATGGAGGCATTGCAGCCAATAACCCG gCATTGCTGGCGATGAGACCAATTGGAGCCAAGGCAAAACTATTGCCGGCAAATGTTTTGGATTATGGCAAGTATCTAGTTCTATCTGTAGGAACAGGTACTTCAAAGTCACAAAGGAAGTATGATGCAATTAGAGCAGCCAAATGGGGACTCATTTGTTGGCTCACTAAAGATGGAAACTGCCCTTTGGTGGATGCTTTTACTTTTGCCAATGCTGATATGGCTGACCTTCATTTATCCTTGCTTTTTAGCACTGCTGGCCATATAAACAACTACCTTCGGATTCAG GATGACTATTTAAGTGGACGGGCATCATCGACTGATAAAGCGACAAAGGAGTGCATGGAGGAGCTGGTGGAAATTGGTAATGACATCTTGCAAAAGCCTATTTCAAGGATGAATCTTGATAGCTGCAAATATGAAGCTGTTGAGAATGAAGGCACAAATGAGCAAGCTCTTACCAG ATTTGCGAAGCTGCTTTCACAGGAGAAGAGACTTCGCACTaaaaggatgaaagagaagaacTTGATCTAA